The proteins below come from a single Pieris brassicae chromosome 1, ilPieBrab1.1, whole genome shotgun sequence genomic window:
- the LOC123707502 gene encoding telomere length and silencing protein 1 homolog, with translation MDQNEETDVVEVKFKPKKRKNLRQRVKLEDEEEEDEVQILAKLQEAKELQKLRQRPNGVSIIALATGQKTTLEDEVTCKDPYKVKSGGLINMQALKGGKIKQVDDAYDTGIGTQFSAETNKRDEDEEMMKYIEEQLSKRKEGHDQKNMERDENDTLKYLSPEEAALLSLPEHLRVSSTHRSEEMLSNQMLSGIPEVDLGIEAKIKNIEATEEAKMKLLWERQNKKDGPSQFVPTNMAVNFVQHNRFNLENANNKKKKVEKEKPKEVRVVTSIDESVDKIVKKAKGERATDDYHYEKFRKQFRKY, from the exons ATGGATCAAAACGAAGAAACAGATGTTGttgaagttaaatttaaaccaaAAAAGAGAAAGAATTTACGACAAAGAGTAAAACTGGAAGACGAAGAAGAGGAAGATGAGGTTCAAATATTGGCGAAATTACAAGAGGCCAAAGAACTACAGAAACTTCGACAGAGACCCAATGGTGTTAGTATAATTGCTTTGGCGACAGGACAAAAAACTACTTTAGAGGATGAAGTGACATGTAAAGATCCATATAAAGTGAAATCTGGTGGATTGATAAATATGCAAGCATTAAAAGGTGGTAAAATTAAGCAAGTAGATGATGCATATGATACGGGTATAGGGACACAATTCTCTGCTGAAACAAATAAACGGGATGAAGATGAAGAAATGATGAAATACATTGAAGAGCAACTATCAAAACGAAAAG agGGGCATGATCAGAAAAACATGGAAAGAGATGAAAATGATACACTTAAATACTTGTCGCCAGAAGAAGCAGCATTGCTTTCTCTTCCTGAACACTTAAGAGTATCCTCCACACATAGATCAGAAGAGATGCTTTCTAATCAAATGCTAAGTGGAATTCCAGAAGTGGACCTTGGTATTGAAgcaaagattaaaaatattgaagccACTGAAGAAGcaaaaatgaaacttctttgggAACGGCAAAACAAAAAAGATGGCCCATCCCAATTTGTGCCAACAAATATGGCAGTAAATTTTGTCCAGCATAATAGATTTAACTTAGAAAATGCtaacaataagaaaaaaaaagttgaaaaagaaaaaccaAAGGAGGTTAGAGTTGTGACTTCAATAGATGAAAGTGTGGATAAAATAGTGAAAAAAGCAAAAGGAGAACGGGCAACTGATGATTATCACTATGAAAAGTTTAGGAAACAATTTAGAAAgtattga
- the LOC123720761 gene encoding uncharacterized protein LOC123720761 yields the protein MHKHKISSTIHGGVKNVGRNKITVEFSSAEAANNFLVNPILAMCKFKTIIPSYNITRMGLVKGVPVDWLMDELVDSLELPPGCGELLKSRRLNRKSVTEGVTTWVPTQSVVLTFRGQMLPSKIYSYHTSLPVETYKLPTIQCLNCCRFGHIKSVCRSKPRCYRCAQPHTGDTCEVTLETSTCLHCSGIPGNETADSCAKAAVESGSLDHFKNSAQDLCSLAKIYLDRTWKTFWNDSKSVKGKFYASIQPNIPRQHWFCYYRNANRWITSTISRLRLGHACTPVHLAKLRIRDHSICECGLDEGTVSHILFNCPKLTYPLYDILPPKVPRPLSVKSK from the exons ATGCATAAGCACAAAATTAGTTCTACCATACACGGTGGTGTAAAAAATGTAGgccgtaataaaattaccgtTGAGTTCTCTTCTGCTGAAGCTGCCAACAACTTTCTGGTTAACCCGATTCTCGCTATGTGcaagtttaaaactattatcccTTCTTATAACATAACCAGAATGGGGTTGGTCAAAGGTGTACCGGTAGACTGGTTAATGGACGAACTCGTTGATTCATTAGAGCTTCCTCCTGGATGTGGTGAGCTATTAAAGTCAAGGCGACTGAACCGAAAATCAGTTACTGAGGGTGTCACCACCTGGGTGCCTACCCAATCTGTTGTCCTTACCTTCAGGGGACAAATGCTCCCTTCTAAGATTTACTCTTACCACACTTCCCTCCCTGTCGAAACCTACAAACTTCCAACCATACAATGCCTGAACTGCTGCCGTTTTGGTCATATCAAATCGGTCTGCCGATCTAAGCCCAGATGTTACAGGTGTGCTCAGCCCCATACAGGTGATACGTGCGAAGTCACCTTAGAAACATCCACATGTCTACATTGCTCAG GTATCCCAGGAAACGAGACTGCTGATTCATGTGCCAAAGCAGCTGTTGAGTCAGGTTCTctagatcattttaaaaattcagctcAGGATCTTTGTTCTCTTGCAAAGATATATCTGGACAGAACCTGGAAGACATTTTGGAATGACTCCAAATCGGTTAAGGGTAAGTTTTATGCTTCCATCCAACCAAACATACCAAGACAACactggttttgttattatcgaAATGCAAATCGCTGGATTACATCCACAATCTCGCGTCTGCGTCTTGGACATGCTTGCACCCCTGTTCATCTAGCCAAGCTCCGGATAAGGGATCACTCTATCTGTGAGTGTGGCTTGGATGAAGGCACTGTATCTCacatactatttaattgtCCCAAACTAACTTATCCTCTTTATGACATTCTTCCCCCTAAAGTGCCACGTCctttaagtgttaaat CAAAAtag